The genomic window ATATCATTCTATATCACTATTTGAGTTTAACCTTGTTGGCATCTAATGCATTTTgaacattttggtaatttgataatatcctaaaatttgattttgtttcgTACATTTATCttatcttttataaaatttaaccGTTTATAAGACTACCCTCTATTTACAACTAGTAAAAATAAAATCGGTCTTTATGATACTAATATCAAATTTTAACTCTTACAAATAAACCACATTGTTAGTTCCAGTTACATTGTCGATATGCAACTCTAATTGTAGCTCAGATTGCATCTAAAAGGATATGTTACTTACCATATTTGGTTGGCATCTTTTGACTAAAAATCTTTGGACTCTATAGAAGCTCATCTTTGAAGATTTTTAGAAGCAccttattgaaataaaatatgaagaaatttaAGTTAAGCAAGGATCCTTTAAAGACTTCAACTAAAGTTTCTTTATGTGAAGAGATTTGTTTTCTTAAGAAGATTATACTGTAAAGATCTTTGATAATTCTATTCTATATTAAAGACTATCAATATGAATTCAAGGAGACAAAGATTTACACTGCTTGAAATTCTATTCTATAGAAATGGTGAAACAAACGTACCCTAATTGACATGGATTTATTTTGTAATTACATTTTGCATATATATGAAGGTGTCAGTATTAcaattttgttctttttgttcATTTGTTCATGGTTAATATCGGTTACAATTTAGTTCACACCAACATTGGGGTtgaatttaaatcattttaagaTAACCCATTTGCAACTTTAATGACTTCCTTTCAAATTgcaaatttaattcaaattgagACTAATCAATTAAGGATAGAAATTTTATACATGAAGAAATAGATTGGATCTAGGATTCTTGTGAAATGGGAACCTTAATtaagataaatatcaaaattatatatgaattatattaattcaatataaaaataaatatatattcatttctttaaatgtgtacaactgaatcaaaatcaaagtttcatatatacatatcaactACAATTCAAACTTCACAAGTATaattacataaaatcaaaatttatatattaaattgtacATTAAACCATGTATAAATTTATGcgtaattaatttccaaaaaatgGTAAGTAGAAATAGGACAAAAGGAATCAATACAACTAAACAAGTATAATctgtataatttaatttttcttatgaACTCAAATAATCAACATCCATTTGTTGTTACTCAAACAGATCCCCTCGCCCAACTGCCATCATCCCTCTTTAAAACCATGATCGGATTTctactttaataataataataaggcaTAATAATTTATTCGGCCCTTCAATTTTACTAAACTTAATCTATTTATCAAATCATcctaaaatatatgaaaattttaatatttgttaattttactgaCGTGCCATGCACGTGGATTGCCATATGGATTGCCACATGGATGCTacatcagcaaagttaacaaacattaacgTTTCCAtacattttggggtgatttgacaaacaataaaAGTTCAAACGTTAAAAgaggtgaaaaattaaatgaatggctAAAATAACCTTTTAGTAAAGTTGGAGGGCTAAATAAGTTATTATGcgtaataataatttatattattaataaaatccttgattgagttggtgtgTTTGATGAATTCCTTCTAAAAGTTCATATCAAAATAGTACTAGTTAATGAGAGTTACTTTGGAAACAAAAAAAGTAAAGTCGAATTTTTTTGGTTATTCTCTCAATTCGAATAAAATGCAACTGGATCTAGTCTGTATGAGTTGGCGATCAGAATCTATATGGATAGAATTTATAGTGGGATCTCGAAAAAGAAGCAATTTCTGCTGGacatttatccttttttttttggttcattaTGGTTTTTATTAGTTGGAACTTCTAGTTATCTTGGTAGGAATTTGATATCTTTATTTCTGTCTCGGGCACTAACTCAgtttggaaaattacaaaaatgacatttcgtatttaaaataagttatattattcgatgatattttagtcttttcattttactcacaatttaatcatttttttaattttaatattatacatatttcacgtgctattattagttaatttcaaacaatacattttattatttattgtatttatttttatacactTCTGTATTCTAAATACGTAGTTTTCGCACGTATACGTGTGTGATAGGACTTTTAGTATTGATAATGtttttgattgagttggtgtcccAAGTCAATTTGACACTAACTCAAAATTAATGACAACACCATGATGACCAATTATAATGCATTTAGTAttgttaatatgatgtatttacgtacttaaatttcattttagtcacaatttaatctatttttttcattttaatattacacattttttatgtgttattattaattagttacaAACCATACATTTCTTTGTTTGTTGTATGTTATTCAAACATACATCTATGCTCTAAGTATATAGTTTCCACATGCATACAATTAATTTGATATCAATTCAAGATTGATGGCATCAAACCACACATTTCACTATTTATTGTAAGTTATTTTAAATCACATTTATGTGTTCTAAGTATATAATTTCCACAGTGATAAAAATTCTAATAATGATAAATTCGCGTTACATAGATGAGGAGGACAGATGGTAAAattcagttttattttttattctcaagttttgaatttaatattatagtataaattttaaaataaaaacaatatggTTTGAAATTCATGTCAAAGGAGATTGCTTTCATAGTTTTCCTAGAGCAAATTGATGGAGGTGGAATGGATTTAGCATATATGATGAATTTTAGGGTGAGCTGACATAAGAGAAATAAAAAAGTTATTGTGAGACCAACACCAACCTCGTGCATTCAgtttcatttttctcttttttcttctctccTTGAACGTTACATATATTCGGTCACCTTTGTTCTTCACTTAATATAACACCCTCCTCCTTCCTTTACTTTTTCACCATTTCGTCAACATGGAGAAGAAGAACCTTTACACTACTCATCTGCTTATTCTTCTCGTCCTCATTAATCTGTCACCATCCCTAAACGTTCCAGCAATATTTATCTTCGGAGACTCAGTTTTTGATGCCGGAAACAATCATTTTATCAAAAACTGTAGCGTACAGGCAGATTTCCCACCTTATGGCTCAACATTTTTCCACCATCCCACCGGCAGGTTCACTGATGGCAGAACAGTTGCGGATTTCATCTGTGAGCTACCTCCTACTTAAGTAGTtgatttccttttatttatttttaactaattaattattaGGATTGATTAAAATGGAATGCATGCAGCACAATTTATCGGCATTGGTTTGCAACAACCATACCTAGAGGCACAGATTGCAGTGATGAATGGTAGTAGCAAAGAGTATCCATCAAACGGACTCAACTTTGCTAGCGCTGGGAGTGGTGTTCTGCAAGGAACCAATAAAGACTGGGTATGTAACTCCCATACTTCTTTTTTTCTAGTTTAAGTACATAAAAgccaaatcataattaaaatttcgTACATTGAAATTCTAATTTTTGGTAACCAAAATGAAATATACCTTCAAAACAATCCATGATGAAAGATTGAACAAAAAGATAATCAGAGTGAAAACAAACTATTTCACCCATAGTTCATTTGCtttacaatattaatttttttggttccCAATATGATGTTATATTCacaatttaaacttaattttttttaagaattgtaATGCTTTTTATCACAacaaataatacttattatttttataaaattactattttgctcTTATGACATTAAACTCAATTCAAAGAATTTTTGCTAtgtttggtaaaaaaaaaagtagatgttgaaaaattaataagttgaatttaagtGATAAAATTTGTTtggtatattacttaaaattaaataatgattATAATTAGAatattgtttgataaatgataatataatcttaaataaaataaaataaatgaatttatctTCTTTTAATCTACTTAtcattttttcacattttaaaaaaaaaattatatctacTAAATTTCATTGTAAGTTATCAAatgtgttttaaaaaataaattttccaatATTACTAACTtttaattgattgaattttttcaacagataaataaaaataatatatacacataaacgTGAGATTTAAAtgctatatgattttttttattctgatCGTAATATTTAACACTTCATTTATGTAAATAAAAtgctatatgatttttttttattctgatCATAATATTGAACACTTCATTTATGTAAATCGTGTTTAAATAAATTTCTAATATTAATTTATCTAactacttttttttattcataataACATCCATCTCCCAATTcataatgcaaaaaaaaatgcattaatttcattatatgtaataaaaatatcaaatcaatTCAAAACTTGAAGTCTGCAACATATATGATTATATTGCTAAACGAATTGACCTTTTTATTTGGTGAACAAGAAAGAAATGTCATACCAACAAGAAGATTAACCAAAATCCCTTGTTAAAGGCTAAAAAAGGAGTAGACAACACTACAACTCGTACCTAAAGCTACACAAGATTAACTAATGTGGGCAAGGAAGTCCATCCTTGTTCAGAATCAGAGTCAACGAGGATGGGGGCATTTCAACCCAACCTTTTGGTATCATCCCATCCCTGTAACCTTTGCTACCCAATTGTCAGCATCGTTGGCAGAATGCCTAGCCAAGGAAAATTCTTGGTTCAAGAAATGTTCCCTAAGTTGATAACCATTTTCAAGGGTTGGAGTGGTTCTCCATCTTCTACTAGATTTAGGTTTGCAACAGTCCTTTATGATCGCTTTGGAATCTGATTCTACAATGACTGATAGCAATTTTAAACCTTAGGCCAACTAAACAACTTCCCTCACAGTTAAAGCTTTATCTTCCAATGCATCCTTCACACATAGTTGTTTACCCCTACCTCCAACCAGCTTTCCATGGGAATCTCTTGAACTATCCTCATTGCACCTCAAAGATTACCTTCCAAGAAGGCACCATCACAATTCAGTTTAGTCCTATCCTTCTCGTAGGGGACACTATTTCCTTTTACCATTTTCCAGTACTGTAGTAGAATGCATATCTTTCTTGTCTTCAATAAGTAATCCCAACGTTTCAGAAACTACCGAAGCTTCAAAACAGTTCCTTGAacatcaactttctttttttcctGCCACAACATCTCACCTTCCTTTCCATATAAGCCAAATTGTAGCTGCCACTTTAATCTTATCCTCTATATATACCCTAGATGATAATTCCACAAATCACTCCTTAGAACTTTTAATTCCCAAAGTCCCAATTTTTTACCGAGCTCCAACGCTTCTTTCACCTCTTTCTGCAAAGCCTTGTTTCGATTAAGAAAGTCAAAACCGGATAATGACTCATTAGCAATTTTGCCTCCAAGAGATTTGGTCATAGGTTTATTATTCTTACTCTTTCTACGTTTCCCTAATCGTTTAAACCCCAATTTTGATGTTCTTTCTTCCTCAATCTCAAACAAGGATCTCACTTTTCTTGTTTTAGATTTAGTGATTGGTGTTTCAAGGCTGACTAAATCTTCAATGGTAACACCGTTGCCACTAGCATCCCCTCTGCAAACACTCTCCGAGCTCGTCTGTTAACTCATCCATTTGCGCTTTTGGTTACCAACCTTATTTATATAATGGtggttatatgaaatgtttaaataaaataattaaaaaaaagatatttaaCTATTGAACTTTagtttaaataacatttatttatgaatctatttataattaagttgttaaataatatgtttataaatattattttaatattaatttctttcaCTCATATAATTGGTTGGAGTATATATTTatgattataaatttattttgatattataaataTTACTATAAATTTTGTGACGTGCATATGCTGAAATTTAGAGTTTTATGTTACTAACAGTTTGGTGATTGATGGCACGCCACAGGGAGTGCTACCAATCCAAGAACAACTACGACAATTCAAAACATTAATAGAACAAAAAGCGATAAATAGAAGTGTAGTCGAGAGGTCTCTTTTCTTTTTGGAGTCGGGATCTAATGACATATTCAATTACTTCCTTCCATTGGATACCCCGAAACTGGATCCAGACGCCTATGTAGAGGCCATGGTCAAAGAAGTAACCAACCTAACTGACCAAATTTACAAAGTGGGTGCTCGCAGAATTGTTGTGTTTTCACTAGGTCCAGTTGGGTGCGTTCCAGCAAGAGCCCTCTTGCCTGCTGCCCCTATCAAGCGCTGCTATGGAAAGATGAATGCAATGGTCAAGAAATACAATAAGAGATTGGAGAGCTTGGTAAATGATATCCCCACAAGGCACCCTGGTGCCATTGGTGTTTATGGAGCAGTTTATGACACTGTACAACACCTCCGGGCAGCTCCAACTCGCTATGGTATGATTTTTATGTAAGCGTATGGATTTATAAATGCTATGTATAATAACACGTTTGATTGAGCAGGTTTCTCTAACGTGAGTAGCGCCTGCTGTGGAGATGGACCTCTGGGAGGGGAGGTGCAATGCGGTAAGGAAGGATATAAAATTTGTCAAAATCCTCAAGGGTTCTTGTTCTGGGATTACTTccatccaacccaacacacctATGAACTTATCTCCAAAGCTTTATGGGAGGGTAAAAAATCTCGAATTAGGCCTATTAATGTAAAGACTCTAACCAATCTTACCCTCGCACTTGCTTAATGttatttcttatatatttattaattggTCTTAATTCTTTTCTCCTTGTCTCCTTATTATTCATCCAAGGTTTTTAAGCTCAAGTATTATAACTTTGCTTTCCAAAATGTTTAAGAGGTGTACTAGCTTTCCTTATTATTCGTCTCATAAGGGAAGATATTGTTGTTGTAATATAACCAAAACAGTTAATTGCAGCAGATATCATACTATGATACTCATTTTAATTGCATCCTCAAATATTATAtagctaaatttaaaatgaaattttaaaaaataataataatacattgcaatataacttttaaaagtaaaattgaaGAAAGAGAGAGCGGATGATAAAGCAGAAAACTTCaaaaccaagatttttacaacatCCATTCTAACAACAAAAAGTTTCTTACATTTTTCATCTTAGATTATGTCGTATAAAATCTGATATATCATTTAACGATTAAATTAACGCTTCTAGTAACAAAAGGACATGATTGATATAACACTGGCAATTTAAAACGAATTGTATTTGGTGACACAAAATTTATAGTGACCACGTTCAACACGGTGTGTCACTAAAGATTAAGAATGACGATGTATCAATTTTCCTTGTGTATTTTGAGAATATAATATTCTGTGACAACAAATAGTGTTAGGGAATTATATAAGATTTCCTCATTAATTATTCATGTTTAGATAAAATGGGTTTTGAGATTTTTATAATGAATAATTGTTATTCCTTTTATCTCAATggtattttctatgttttgtacAATTGGTATAATTGTTATTCTAGTACATTTTAGATTATGATGTGTATGtttttaacacaaaatattaAAAGATCAAAAATGAATTACTCAAATGAAACTTATAATATTTAGTATTGTGGTTTAGGTCTCATAAATAAAGTTGTCCATGCGTCAGgtcctaacaaaattttaggcccgatTGATAGGCTCGAGCCTGATtcaaaaaatgggcctaatttTTGCCCAAGCtcaacccaaataaaaatgctaaaacttggGTTTGGTCCggccgtattaatttttttattttattttttatataaaaaattttaaaaatataatatctcAATAAACTAAATACATTAAagtaaatatttcccaacaaattgaaaataaattaaaaaggtctttatatttaaataacactaagaaaGGTGCAACTTAAtgagcaaatacctctaaaatagtagcaaaattaacaataaaacaagagttatataatattcgAACAATAActacaaaataatagcaatataataataaaatgatagttAAACAGTggaaaaataacaacaaaacaacaaatttttccttatttttttggGTCGAGCTAAAAAAACCTTACCTGAGGCCCAACCTATTTTCTAAATAGACCTTATTTTTTTGCCTAAACCCTCTCACTTTTCCTACGGGCCCGACCCGACCCATGGACAACTCTACTCATAAGTGAGAATTGCATTTTCAAGCTCCATAAAGATGGattcttgaattaattattttcaaacatTTTGAAGTTTGTAAATCTTACTTATTGGACAAAATGAGTAAAACTCCTTTTAGGCCTATTTGTTTACAGTAAAATGttctatgaaaaatattttttattttctcatttttgtttggtgaaaaatgaatttccaccataactcatttttcaaaacacaagaaaatgagactttttttaagaaaatgcCCTACCTTTTTTTGTCAATCAgacattttctaatatttttccTCTTCACATCCCAACAAAGAAAAACCTCATTCCCCTTCCCCCTTCGTTGCGACCCAGACCCGATGCTTGCCGCCAGCCAGCAACGCTTCTCAGCACCAGTCATCAGCGTTCATCTTTGATCTTCCCCCTTTCTGTCTTTCATTGCCAAAATCTGCACTGCACCAGTCGACAAACAAACCAGAAAATTCACCACCGCTCTTCCAACCTCGTCTTCTCTTCCTCCTATTTTACCCGTCCCTCCACCTAATTTGGAGTAGAAGTTGagatttctttgttttcattGGTTTTCTATGCTTTCTTGCATCTGTTCCAAAATGCGTTTTTTAGTCCCTGGAGTAGAAGTTGAGATTTATTTGTTTTCATTGGTTTTCTATGCTTTCTTGCATTTATTCCGAAATGGGTTTTAATTCTTCTATTTCTTGGTGCTCAAATTGGTTTCTgatgttttcttttttcatatcATGGGATTTTAATCTCTTTTTTTGCTCTAATAATCATTGGCTCTATTGCAGTTGTTGCAACATTTGCGGGAGGTTTGCAACTTAGACATGTTTACATTATCTTCGTGCAAGTAAGATGCTCTATGAATTGGTGGTGTTATCATATTGTCTtgattgtatattattatttgtgGCTTAAAGAACCGGTGGTATTGAGCAATTGGCTGGATATGATGCAAGGATGGTTCTGATTTAACATGTGCAGATGGTACTGATGGAGAAAAGATAGTGTAGGATAATTCTCTTTCCGTTTCCGTTTCCTTTTCCTTTATCCTTTACTCCTTGCTTTTTCATGATTGAATTCTTGGAACTTTTACCATATTGaacagtaaaaaaataattataccaAGCAGATGTGATTGAAACAACTTGACTTTGAAGATCGCTTCGTCACATATCAAATTGAGAGGTAGGTGCCCCTTGATTTCCTTACGGATCTTTAATAAGTTTTTGTGATTATTTTTCATGAATTTAGATATCATTGGGTTTGTTTATATCTATATGAAGTAAACAATCATAGGAAATATCATGATTCTGTTTAGCAAAAATTTGCAAAATGTGTTATGTCAGAATTGCTTTCAGGGAGAGAGTAATCGAAGATTAAGCATATTGAAATCAGACTTTTGTCAGATAATGTGAGTTAATTATGTCAGAAGTCTTGGAGGTGTCCTTACCCCTGTATGTCTGCCTCTATGTTCCatttatgttgtaaattgaaTTGTAGTTACCAAGAATTTGAATCTGCACATTGACAATGAAGGATTTAATTTTACTAGCTTTAACCTCCCTCCTTGCTATGTGTTTATGATTCAACATTGATCGTGATTGGCAAGTTTGCATACTGTGATGCGCAGTTACCATACGAGAATTTGAGAGAATATTTTCCATGTCTAATTTTGGTATGCTAATACTTTGTTGTTCATATGTCTAATTCTTTGTCggtgtttgtttttgttttttggaaGATTGAGATTGTGGTGGGAAAAGCTGAGAAACTAGGTGCTATCAATGCAGTTgtatcctcaaagaaagttgttGATTAGAAGGCATAGATATTAAAGAAAAGCAGTAGCATTGGAAACTCACTACTTGTCATGAATGATCTTTCCATGAAATAGGAGATAGTGGAGCTAAGCCTTTCTGTCTGTGTAtgtgtttttcttcttttatcaATCTTTTATAATATTCGAGTATCAATCTACTGGACAGTTTGCACAGAAAGTTTTTAAAAGGATGTATTTTGTGAATATCATTTTGAGCATAGCTGCATTGTCATCTCAAATCTCAATACTACATTATGATCTCATCTCAGTCGAATTCTTACAGAAGCAAGCATTGTTATTCTCTTAGCAATTTCTATATTAAGCAGAAAAGAGAGAAGAGTTATGACAGATGATTAATATGTTCACATTGGTattaataaactcaattaaataatgaaaagataaaaaaaaaaatctaaaatgtatatttgtttcattaaaaacaacttttataaaatattatttggaAATTTgtcaaataacaaaaaatattttacataaattcaTCTAAATACCAGAAAATatcaactttttcaaaaaaagtaaatTCATTTTCTAAAATTCATTTTTCGGAAATTAttttcaatcaagcaatcataaTCTTATTAGTAAAAGTGAGCGAACTTGTGATTTATTGGACCTAATACATGGTGATGTATAAGAACCAATGGATACATAAAATAGAGGTGGTTTTCAGTACTTCATAACCTTTACTAATGATTTCAATAGCTATGGGTATTTTTTTTCTCACACgccatcaatttgaaattcttgaaatgtttaatgagttaaaaaaagaagtacaaaatcaactaggtaAAAGTATCAAGACACTTTGATCGAATCAAGGTGGAGAGTTTTtaagcttagagtttgatgaACTTTCGAAGAAATTTAGGATTGACTTGCAACTTACTCCTCATAATACTCTACAATGGAGTTGAGCTTTTGAGAGAAGAAATCAAACTATGTTAGACATGGTTTGATCAATAATGAGTCATGTTGATCTTTTGAAGTTTTTTAGGGACGTGCACTAGATACATCTATTGCATCTACTTTTACACTTAATTGTGTTCTATTTAATTGGTTTAGAAGATTCCATATGATATGTGAACTAGGAAACATCctagtatgtcttttatgaatatttagggttatgaagcttatgtTAGACATTAAACATCTACTAAACATGAACCCAAATcggaaaaaaaaaatctttgtgGGATCTTCTAAAGAAactaaaggatattatttctttagtCTCATCGAAACAAAGGGTTTGTTGTTC from Gossypium hirsutum isolate 1008001.06 chromosome D12, Gossypium_hirsutum_v2.1, whole genome shotgun sequence includes these protein-coding regions:
- the LOC107946205 gene encoding GDSL esterase/lipase 6, with translation MEKKNLYTTHLLILLVLINLSPSLNVPAIFIFGDSVFDAGNNHFIKNCSVQADFPPYGSTFFHHPTGRFTDGRTVADFISQFIGIGLQQPYLEAQIAVMNGSSKEYPSNGLNFASAGSGVLQGTNKDWGVLPIQEQLRQFKTLIEQKAINRSVVERSLFFLESGSNDIFNYFLPLDTPKLDPDAYVEAMVKEVTNLTDQIYKVGARRIVVFSLGPVGCVPARALLPAAPIKRCYGKMNAMVKKYNKRLESLVNDIPTRHPGAIGVYGAVYDTVQHLRAAPTRYGFSNVSSACCGDGPLGGEVQCGKEGYKICQNPQGFLFWDYFHPTQHTYELISKALWEGKKSRIRPINVKTLTNLTLALA